The following nucleotide sequence is from Bacteroidales bacterium.
CTCGAAAATTCGGATATTTCTTCTCGTTTTTGATCCACTGATTGGTAGAGAGCTTCAGATCTTTAACCAGACCGGCTAAGGTCACAGAAGGATGCAGCTCAAATAAAAAATGAATGTGGTTGGTAGTGCCATTGATTTGATATAAATGGCAATCATTGTTTCTGAAAACTCCCCACATGTAATTGTAGAGGTTTCGATGGTCTGATTCCGGGAGGGTATGCTCCCTGTTTTTGGTTCCGAAGATCAGATGATAGTAGATTACTGTGTAAGTTGACATGGTTTTATGGTTTTAGTTCAACCACTTCGTGGTTGATGGTT
It contains:
- a CDS encoding transposase; this translates as MSTYTVIYYHLIFGTKNREHTLPESDHRNLYNYMWGVFRNNDCHLYQINGTTNHIHFLFELHPSVTLAGLVKDLKLSTNQWIKNEKKYPNFR